A section of the Papaver somniferum cultivar HN1 unplaced genomic scaffold, ASM357369v1 unplaced-scaffold_32, whole genome shotgun sequence genome encodes:
- the LOC113341910 gene encoding actin-related protein 3, with translation MDAAASRPAVVIDNGTGYSKMGFAGNVEPCFIIPTVVAVNESFLNQPRGSVKGSNWLAQHSAGVMADLDFYIGEEAVSRSRSSSSYNLSHPIQHGQVENWDAMERFWQQCIFNYLRCDPEDHYFLLTESPLTPPENREYTGEIMFETFNVPGLYIAVQPVLALAAGYTTSKCEMTGVVVDVGDGATHIVPVAEGYVIGSSIKSIPIAGRDVTQFIQQLMRERGELIPPEDAFEVARKVKENYCYTCSDIVKEYNKHDKEPSKYIKQWRGIKPRTGAPFSFDVGYERFLGPEIFFNPEIYSSDFTTPLPSVIDKCIQSAPIDTRRALYKNIVLSGGSTMFKDFHRRIQRDVKKIVDARLHLSDTRLGGEIKSQPVEVNVVSHPIQRFAVWFGGSVLASTPEFYAACHTKAEYEEYGASICRTNPVFKGMY, from the exons ATGGATGCCGCTGCATCTCGTCCTGCTGTAGTTATTGATAATGGAACTGG CTATTCTAAAATGGGTTTTGCTGGTAATGTAGAACCGTGTTTTATAATACCAACTGTTGTCGCTGTAAATGAGTCGTTTCTTAATCAACCAAGAGGTTCAGTTAAGGGAAGTAATTGGTTAGCACAACATAGTGCTGGTGTGATGGCAGATCTTGATTTTTATATAGGGGAAGAAGCTGTATCAAGGTCGAGATCGAGTAGTAGTTATAACTTAAGTCATCCAATTCAACATGGTCAGGTTGAGAACTGGGATGCAATGGAAAGATTTTGGCAACAATGTATATTCAATTACTTAAGATGTGACCCGGAAGATCATTACTTTCTACTTACAGAAAGTCCACTTACTCCACCTGAAAACCGCGAATATACTGGAGAAATCATGTTTGAAACGTTTAATGTTCCAGGTCTTTATATTGCTGTTCAACCAGTTCTTGCTCTCGCTGCGGGTTACACCACTTCCAAG TGTGAAATGACAGGAGTTGTAGTGGATGTTGGAGATGGTGCTACACATATTGTGCCTGTTGCAGAGGGTTATGTTATCGGGAGCAGCATTAAATCTATACCTATCGCTGGAAGGGATGTTACCCAATTTATCCAGCAGCTCATGCGG GAAAGAGGGGAGCTTATACCACCCGAAGACGCATTTGAAGTAGCTCGGAAGGTTAAAGAGAACTATTGCTACACTTGTTCAGATATAGTCAAG GAATATAACAAGCACGACAAAGAACCATCGAAGTACATCAAGCAATGGAGAGGGATTAAACCTAGGACAGGAGCACCATTCTCTTTTGATGTTGGCTATGAACGCTTTCTCGGCCCTGAG ATTTTCTTCAATCCTGAAATATATAGTAGCGACTTTACAACTCCATTACCATCCGTGATAGACAAGTGCATTCAGTCTGCGCCAATTGACACACGAAGAGCACTGTACAAG AATATTGTTCTATCTGGAGGATCTACCATGTTCAAGGATTTTCATAGAAGAATACAAAGAGATGTAAAGAAGATTGTAGATGCTCGGCTCCATCTGTCTGATACAAGGCTTGGTGGAGAAATTAAA TCACAACCAGTGGAAGTCAATGTAGTCAGCCATCCCATTCAGAGGTTTGCAGTTTGGTTTGGAGGCTCTGTTCTGGCATCAACACCTGAGTTCTATGCA GCTTGCCACACAAAAGCAGAGTACGAGGAGTATGGAGCAAGTATCTGTCGGACGAATCCTGTTTTCAAGGGAATGTATTAG
- the LOC113341859 gene encoding uncharacterized protein LOC113341859 — protein MEKSGNHASSSSPPTTSAYDLAMSIARSLGHQELGKLKDVVQAKIDWRQREIERQKRKEDNAFKFATWKEKRMRCGSATETESYEDEGNEYYIEEIDSRQEDSDTAEEKRRMVKYEEDRLYRRYLQENANPAIFSRTMHEGESYDDDEELLEDESDASAESDASESSDDGYGPPASSGSEYNNASDEEDEWSYDGEDY, from the exons ATGGAAAAATCTGGTAATCACGCTTCTTCCTCTTCTCCTCCCACAACCAGTGCATATGATTTAGCGATGAGCATTGCAAGATCTTTAGGACATCAGGAATTAGGGAAGTTGAAGGATGTTGTTCAGGCAAAGATTGATTGGCGTCAACGAGAGATAGAGAGGCAGAAGAGGAAAGAGGATAATGCTTTTAAATTTGCTACATGGAAGGAGAAAAGGATG AGATGTGGAAGTGCAACAGAGACGGAATCATATGAAGATGAAGGGAATGAATATTACATTGAGGAGATTGATTCAAGACAGGAAGATTCAGATACCGCTGAGGAGAAGCGAAGGATGGTGAAGTATGAGGAAGATAGGCTTTATAGGCGATATCTGCAAGAGAATGCCAATCCTGCAATTTTCTCAAGGACCATGCATGAAGGTGAgtcttatgatgatgatgaagagttGCTTGAGGATGAGAGTGATGCAAGTGCTGAATCAGATGCTTCTGAAAGTTCTGATGATGGTTATGGGCCTCCTGCTTCATCTGGAAGTGAGTACAACAATGCAAGTGATGAGGAAGATGAATGGAGTTACGATGGGGAAGATTATTAA
- the LOC113341941 gene encoding mitochondrial inner membrane protease ATP23-like — protein MEDSAAGGGSGNFNPYGGKTVEEREDMIRKSLRTPTVKFLKENFEKAGCAFGENFIKAIKCDNKIGGGYSRGKGALVCSNYMNLQDDVNQVVIHGLIHAYDDCRAANLDWTDCAHHACSEIRAGHLNGNCHYMRQFLRGFMKLRGHEQECVGRRVMKSMAANPYCSEVASKEAMDAIQRD, from the exons ATGGAAGACTCCGCAGCaggtggtggttctggaaattTCAACCCATATGGAGGTAAAACTGTAGAAGAACGTGAAGATATGATTCGGAAAAGCCTTAGAA CTCCAACAGTGAAGTTTCTGAAAGAGAATTTTGAGAAAGCTGGTTGTGCTTTTGGGGAGAATTTCATTAAAGCTATCAAGTGTGATAATAAGATTGGTGGTGGATATTCTCGTGGTAAAGGg GCCCTAGTATGTAGTAACTATATGAACTTACAAGATGATGTGAATCAAGTGGTTATCCATGGACTGATTCATGCTTATGATGACTGTAGGGCTGCAAATTTAGATTGGACTGATTGCGCTCATCATGCGTGCAGTGAG ATTCGGGCTGGACATCTAAATGGTAATTGCCATTATATGCGTCAGTTCCTGCGTGGGTTCATGAAGTTACGAGGTCACGAACAA GAATGTGTAGGAAGAAGAGTTATGAAGTCAATGGCTGCAAACCCATATTGCTCAGAAGTAGCTTCAAAGGAGGCCATGGATGCTATACAAAGAGATTAG